The sequence ATTGTTAAcctaatttaaaatcatttgaattatataaaaacctaaaatttgctatttaaaacttacaatctaaaattcttaaacataatttaaaagcatttgaattatataaaattaaaattgctaaaataaaacttatcatCTAAAGttttgaatctaatttaaaatcaaattgaattttctaaactttaaataaagttaCAACCAAGTAACTTTcatacttaaatttaaattcaataaaattgtaaaacctAAAATTGAAAAGATAAAACAACttgtacttatttatttaatttaaaccacACACATCTCATACAACATACACACAAGGTGAgctcacatacacacacacattcacTCTTAAATACACTATTTATAAATACCCATAATTGTCTACCCTAAAACTAATTAATTTTCTATCTAAACCTATTTATTGCACACAACCCTCGTATAATTTCTCATGGTATTGagaaattatataatttatgaGAAAATTGGTGTTTTCCCCTTCAGATTGTTGTAATTACACATCTCATACAGTCCATTCCCCATAATCTCTCAAATCGCCAAGGCTCCAAATTTCTtcatggtccttcgaaccttcGAAATGCCAACTTGGGCTCAGATGGATGAATTTCTTATAAACAGGTATGAAGTAGTTGAAAGAATTTCATCAATAAGAACAACAAAAGAAAGATTTACCCTTCCTGCCCTCCCTCACACGAACATACAATCTTATTCATCTCAGGAGAAACTTAATTACTCATGTAGGCTTTGTAATGAAAATCATCATCTGAGAACTTGTGGTAAATTCCGAAAATATACAGTACAACAAAGAATAGATTatgttttccaaaataaaatttgtaataattgtcTCTCGTCTGCTCACATAAAATCGAAATGTTCTAGTAAAAACACATGTTTCATTTGCAAATCTGGCCATCATACTTTACTGCATTTACCAAAACCTCGGGAATCGTCCACACATTTACAGAACGATGAAATGCCCAGAGAATCGAAAGATTATTCAAATCAGAGGGAAAATAAGGCATCAGCTAGTAGGAAAACTGAAAATGTAAATAATCAACCTTCGACATCTCAAAATTGCCAAGTTCAAGCAAATTTCTCTTCAAATAACGAGTACATATTATTACGTACTGCTTTAGTACATATAGAGCATATGGGTGAATTATTCACTATAAGAGCTCTAATAGACCCTGGTTCCCAGCGAACATTTTTATCTGAGAGAGTTAGGAACTTACTTAAACTACCCTATCAAAAGTCTCAAGTCGAAATTGTTGGAATAGGCGGTCAAGTCCAATCTGCAAATAAGGAATGCAACATTACTTTGTTTGCTAAACGTCCCAATTTTAAGTTTACCGTTAATGCTATTATTCTTCCAAAACTAACCAAACGAATTCCTTCAATTTCTTTCGAATTGCCTAACTCTACACAACTTTCTAGTCTTGATCTCGCAGATCCCAATTTTAATCATTCGTCTCAAATAGATCTTATTCTGGGAAATGACTCAGAACACTTTATAAATATTGATGGAATCAGAAAGAACATATGTGGTCAAGCGTCAGCTTATAATACTATCTTTGGATGGGTTCTCAGTGGTCCTATTCAAAATAACACAGTACATACATTCAATACAACTGTTATTCCTTCAGAAAACTCGTCCCTGAATGATATGTTAAGAAAATTTTGGGAACAAGAGGAGTTATCATCGGAACCATTAATCTCAGACGATGATCAGTATTGTGAAAACTTTTACAAACAGACAACTACAAGAGATGAAAATGGAAGATATATTGTAAGGCTTccatttaaaaaagaatttccaaCCTCCAAATTTCTCGGCTCATCTCGAGTTTTAGCTCTTGTTCAATACTCTCGTATAAATCAAACGCTATCTAAAACCCCTGAACTCCAAAAAGAGTACAATAATGTTCttgatgaatatttgtcacttGACCATATGGAACCAACTACTTACTGGGAAATCATGTcagataataaatatttctctttttatttaCCACACCACGCTGTAGTTCGCCCGGAACATAAAACTACAAAAGTAAGAGTGGTTTTTAATGCATCTCGCAGAACCAAATCGAATTATTCACTGAACGATGTATTGTACACTGGTCCCATATTACAGGCTGATTTAATGAGTGTAATTCTCAATTGGCGAATCTACAAATATGTCTTTAGCGGTGATATACAGAAAATGTATCGCCAGATATTAGTTCATCCTGATGATAGAAAGTTTCAACGCATAATATATCAAAAAGATAACAATAACCCAATTAAAGATTATCAGCTTAAAACCGTAACTTTCGGAGTCAATTGTGCCCCTTTTCTTGCAATTCGTACCCTGCATCAACTTGCTAAAGACTCTGAAGAAAACTACCCTAAAGCTGCTGAAATATTGCGTCATGAGACATATGTAGATGACATATTATCCGGAGGACACACATTGGAAGAGGCTACAGAATCACAATCCCAACTATTACAAACTCTTAAATCTGCTGGTTTTATACTGAAGAAGATAACAGCAAACGATCATTTATTACTGACTCATATTCCGAGTGAAGATTTATACGATTCTGATTTACTTAGATTTCATGAAACTAGCTCCACTAAAACATTAGGCATTAAATGGAATGCTCTAACCGACTCTTTCAGCTACACATTCTCACCCATAACACACGCTCAAGGCATCACTAAACGGAAAATATTGTCTGGCATAGCGACCATCTTTGACCCAGCAGGTTGGATAACGCCCATAGTAATACGAGCTAAAATGTTGATGCAGCAGTTGTGGCTAGAAGGTCTACAGTGGGATGATAATGTCAGCTCTGAGATTTTAGACAAATGGAACAAACTCATAACAGATCTTTCTCAcattgataaaataaacataccCAGATGGCTACAATATACTCCAAAAGATATCATTCAAATACACGGTTTTGCAGATGCCTCAAAAGGAGCATATTGCGCTGCAGTTTATTTAAGATGTCAATCGTCGTCTCAAGTCGTATTTTCCAATTTGATTGTAGCTAAAAGTAAAGTGGCTCCTATACAAACAATATGTCTACCTAGATTGGAACTCTGTGGGGCTGTTTTGTTAGCTAAATTGGTAAAATATGttacaaactcaatgaaattCGGTCAATGTGATATACATTTGTGGACAGACTCATTAATTGTTATAGGATGGCTATCTAAACCCCCATGGTCTTGGGAAACTTATGTCGCCAATAGAACATCCCAAATTCATAGCTCTCTACCCAATGCAACTTGGCGTCACGTTCGTACACATGATAACCCAGCAGATCTCGGTACTCGTGGCTGCAAACCCATTGATCTCTCAAACAATCTCTTGTGGTGGCAAGGACCCCCTTGGTTAATAAAACCACCATCAGAATGGCCAAAACAAACCCCATTACACACTCCAGAAATCGATAAAAAAGTTCAATGTCTACAAATTTCTGTCCAAAACAATGatattttaaatgcattttcTTCATATCACAAAGCTCTGAGAATTTTATCATATATATTTCGATTTTTCCATAATAGTCTCAACAAATTTAGGTCCCAATTTTCTCACACTCAAATTGATCTCACCCAAAAGGaagttaattttgtaaaaattagattaatAACATTAGCTCAAAGAAATCATTATCAGGCAGAATTTAAAGATATCTCTAACTCTCTGCCAATCTCTAATAAAAGCTCATTGAAAACTCTCAATCCTATTCTTGACACAAAAGGCATTTTACGAGTAAATGGCCGTCTCTCAAATTCATCGCTAACATATAACGAACGTTACCCAATTATATTACCAGGAAATTCGAGATTTTGTCAACTCTACCTAGAACACTTACATTCATTTCTCGCTCACGGTGAATGTAATCAAATATGTCGAATGGTGCAAACTGAATACTATATTTCAAGATTAAAGTCTCGTGTTAAGAAAATCATACGTCATTGCAAAACATGTATTATATACAAACAAAAGCCATGTACCCAAATAATGGCACCCTTACCACCAGATCGATGCAATCTCTCTATCCCATTCCAAACAACCGGCATAGACTTTGCTGGTCCATTTGAACTCAAAAGCTCAACACTCCGAAATGCTGCTTTAGTAAAAGGATATGTCAGCGTTTTTGTGTGCTTTAGCACAAAAGCCATTCATCTGGAGGTGTGTTCAGATTTGTCAACAGCAGCTTTCCGTGCAGCATTTTCGCGTTTTGTCGGTAGGCGGGGACTGCCCTTCAGGATATATTCCGATAATGGTCGAAATTTCGTCGGAGCTAGTCGTCAACTAAAACGTGAGTTCGATGCTTTCATAAATACCGCCTCAACAGATATTGCCCAGAAATATGTAACTCACGGACTCGAATGGATATTTATCCCTCCCCATGCTCCTCATATGGGTGGACTTTGGGAAGCAGCCGTAAAAAGTTTTAAGTTCCACTTAAAACGAGTGGCAGGagcatacaaatttaatttcgagGAATTCGCTACTATTTTGACTCAAATAGAAGGAATACTGAATTCTCGACCCATTTCAGCCATGTCAGAGGATCCTACTGACTTATCCGCCCTAACTCCTGGTCATTTTTTAAGAGGTGCTCCCATTGTGAGTTTCCCACAGCCACACGACCTAAAAATTGGACTCATTAATCGTTGGGAAAGACTCAAAGCTATTCACCATCAATTAGCTATTCGATGGAAAGAAGACTATCTCAAGTCTCTACACAAACGATATAAATGGAGAAATCAATCTACAAATTTGAAATCGGGCGATCTAGTAGTCATCATGGATGACTTCCTACCACCATCCGAATGGCGACTCGGGAGAATTGAAAATACATATAATGGTGTGGATGATAATGTTAGAATTGCTGATATTAGAACTGCCACTGGAATAATAAAAAGACCCATTGTAAAGCTTTGTTATTTGCcactaattaataataattaaaactcATATTTACTCTTATTCTCACTCTCATTTTCTCTTGCAGCAACTATATACATTAACACTTTACATTGATACTCAAATGAGACTAAACCATCCACTAATTCATTTCTTTTGTTCTATCTCTCTTTTTACTTTCAATTCATTTACAGACCAAGACATCATCTAAGAAGCCGTCATCAATACACACGTAACCCTGAAGTTTATGAATGCAAATTGTGCAAGCAGTACCACTCCATCCGATTCTGTAGGCGCTTTTTAAAGATGGATGTTCAAGCAAGGAACTACGTCGTCAACAAATATAAATACTGCATTAACTGTCTGGCAAGGAGCCACGAGTTAAGAACCTGTTCATCGAGAGATGCATGCAGAAAATGTGGCGGTCACCACCACACAATGCTTCATCCAGGCATTAAAGGCAGACTTCAATACAGCAGTGCACACTACAGACGTCCTGCACAACACTCATCTAAGAAACGACACTCATCTAAAAAACAACAATCATCTAAAAACCAACATCATCCAGCGTCACCTGATCAACGCGTGATATCTGAAGCTATACGCTCCTTAGCAAATGTATTATGCGCTAAGCCACACGTTTCCGGTGGCCGGAATGTATAAAATCGAacgattttataccaaaaaattatactaattttttttacttgttattttatatcaaaaatcttattataaatggaaaatatttaaaaaataactgaaatttgtaaaatgtactaaacacaaaaattgttatACTAAAGTAATTGTAACGAACTACTATTGTGAATAACACAATGTTCGAATTTATACACACACATTGTAATTGTGTAAACCTAAGTTTCCTTATATGTATCAAATTGCCTAAAATCACTTCCTATTAAAACCTCAGCCTGAGcgctttattatattaaaacctACAATTTGCTAATTAAAACTTATAATCTAAATTGTTAAcctaatttaaaatcatttgaattatataaaaacctaaaatttgctatttaaaacttacaatctaaaattcttaaacataatttaaaagcatttgaattatataaaattaaaattgctaaaataaaacttatcatCTAAAGttttgaatctaatttaaaatcaaattgaattttctaaactttaaataaagttaCAACCAAGTAACTTTcatacttaaatttaaattcaataaaattgtaaaacctAAAATTGAAAAGATAAAACAACttgtacttatttatttaatttaaaccacACACATCTCATACAACATACACACAAGGTGAgctcacatacacacacacattcacTCTTAAATACACTATTTATAAATACCCATAATTGTCTACCCTAAAACTAATTAATTTTCTATCTAAACCTATTTATTGCACACAACCCTCGTATAATTTCTCATGGTATTGagaaattatataatttatgaGAAAATTGGTGTTTTCCCCTTCAGATTGTTGTAATTACACATCTCATACAGTCCATTCCCCATAATCTCTCAAATCGCCAAGGCTCCAAATTTCTTCActaatattgcactttttttaatgccatttggtaaccaatactccaaattaaagtcagctttttgtttttagtaaatattaaattacgtTTGACATTTTGacgttttagtataattaaaataaattaatgtattaaatttgcattaatgattgtaaagtgggttaaattccatttttttaatagaattattcttacttatgaaattctttaaggttttggtttgaataccatgattttgtagtcgttattaatttcgcaaagaaaaagtagtcatttaacctatagtgcaatgtgctaaattttgtttgttctgtatgaatttaaatttgttttattttaataaaaatattaatttcttaaatcttaataaataaataaacaaaaataaataaatggtttttcttttattgaaatatcAAACATTTAATCAAGAACATTTGGTTTCTATAGTACAGtatatagtctagtctatagtctagtctatagtctagtctatagtctagtctatagtctagtctagtctatagtctagtctatagcctagtctatagtctagtctatagtctagtctatagtctagtctatagtctagtctatagtctagtctatagtctagtctatagtctagtctatagtctagtctatagtctagtctatagtctagtctatagtctagtctatagtctagtctatagtctagtctatagtctagtctatagtctagtctatagtctagtctatagtctagtctatagtctagtctatagtctagtctatagtctagtctatagtctagtctatagtctagtctatagtctagtctatagtctagtctatagtctagtctatagtctagtctatagtctagtctatagtctagtctatagtctagtctatagtctagtctatagtctagtctatagtctagtctagtctatagtctagtctatagtctagtctagtctatagtctagtctatagtctagtctatagtctagtctatagtctagtctatagtctagtctgtagtctagtctagtctatagtctagtctatagtctagtctatagtctagtctatagtctagtctatagtctagtctatagtctagtctatagtctagtctatagactagactagactatagactagactatagactagactatagactagactatagactagactatagactatagactagactatagactagactatagactagactatatactagactatagactagactatagactagactatagactagactatagactagactatagactagactatagactagactatagactagactatagactagactatagactagactatagactagactatagactagactatagact comes from Calliphora vicina chromosome 2, idCalVici1.1, whole genome shotgun sequence and encodes:
- the LOC135950724 gene encoding uncharacterized protein LOC135950724 → MPRESKDYSNQRENKASASRKTENVNNQPSTSQNCQVQANFSSNNEYILLRTALVHIEHMGELFTIRALIDPGSQRTFLSERVRNLLKLPYQKSQVEIVGIGGQVQSANKECNITLFAKRPNFKFTVNAIILPKLTKRIPSISFELPNSTQLSSLDLADPNFNHSSQIDLILGNDSEHFINIDGIRKNICGQASAYNTIFGWVLSGPIQNNTVHTFNTTVIPSENSSLNDMLRKFWEQEELSSEPLISDDDQYCENFYKQTTTRDENGRYIVRLPFKKEFPTSKFLGSSRVLALVQYSRINQTLSKTPELQKEYNNVLDEYLSLDHMEPTTYWEIMSDNKYFSFYLPHHAVVRPEHKTTKVRVVFNASRRTKSNYSLNDVLYTGPILQADLMSVILNWRIYKYVFSGDIQKMYRQILVHPDDRKFQRIIYQKDNNNPIKDYQLKTVTFGVNCAPFLAIRTLHQLAKDSEENYPKAAEILRHETYVDDILSGGHTLEEATESQSQLLQTLKSAGFILKKITANDHLLLTHIPSEDLYDSDLLRFHETSSTKTLGIKWNALTDSFSYTFSPITHAQGITKRKILSGIATIFDPAGWITPIVIRAKMLMQQLWLEGLQWDDNVSSEILDKWNKLITDLSHIDKINIPRWLQYTPKDIIQIHGFADASKGAYCAAVYLRCQSSSQVVFSNLIVAKSKVAPIQTICLPRLELCGAVLLAKLVKYVTNSMKFGQCDIHLWTDSLIVIGWLSKPPWSWETYVANRTSQIHSSLPNATWRHVRTHDNPADLGTRGCKPIDLSNNLLWWQGPPWLIKPPSEWPKQTPLHTPEIDKKVQCLQISVQNNDILNAFSSYHKALRILSYIFRFFHNSLNKFRSQFSHTQIDLTQKEVNFVKIRLITLAQRNHYQAEFKDISNSLPISNKSSLKTLNPILDTKGILRVNGRLSNSSLTYNERYPIILPGNSRFCQLYLEHLHSFLAHGECNQICRMVQTEYYISRLKSRVKKIIRHCKTCIIYKQKPCTQIMAPLPPDRCNLSIPFQTTGIDFAGPFELKSSTLRNAALVKGYVSVFVCFSTKAIHLEVCSDLSTAAFRAAFSRFVGRRGLPFRIYSDNGRNFVGASRQLKREFDAFINTASTDIAQKYVTHGLEWIFIPPHAPHMGGLWEAAVKSFKFHLKRVAGAYKFNFEEFATILTQIEGILNSRPISAMSEDPTDLSALTPGHFLRGAPITKTSSKKPSSIHT